One window from the genome of Oncorhynchus gorbuscha isolate QuinsamMale2020 ecotype Even-year linkage group LG14, OgorEven_v1.0, whole genome shotgun sequence encodes:
- the LOC123995818 gene encoding nuclear factor 7, brain-like, with protein MATASSPLTDHLRCSICTEVFTEPVSLNCQHTFCKSCIQQSLKTLQQCPLCGSCLFRDSTFEINKPKPKPRLKPKPEGVEQSSDHGEWRQRTTAGQDMCSKHNEILQLFCDTDKRFICVVCRDGRAHAGHKFKPVKEAQDDVMEKLVSDLIYLQEDINMVVRFLESERGITANTRERNVRLKAEISSQFEELREQLRLREEQAMREMEDMDMDFETKLTEIEEVLAEGWERQAILKSAMNIAEPREFVMWWTEKGEAEARLVREVGKLQGPLMRKCPPPSPQKPWTILGLSATQPKPSITLPNSVTIQRGPAGTELQSLLGFLDSEGLKKSLSRSISQPKSNHLVFKKSQSKKGKSKFHVSF; from the coding sequence ATGGCCacagcctcctctcccctcacagacCACCTCCGTTGTTCGATCTGCACGGAGGTTTTCACTGAGCCTGTGTCTCTCAACTGCCAGCACACCTTCTGTAAGAGCTGCATCCAACAAAGCCTGAAGACCCTCCAGCAATGTCCCTTGTGCGGATCTTGCCTATTCAGAGACTCAACCTTTGAAATCAACaagcctaaacctaaacctagacTTAAACCTAAACCTGAAGGGGTGGAACAGTCTTCCGATCATGGTGAATGGAGACAGAGAACCACAGCAGGACAAGACATGTGTTCTAAACACAATGAAATTTTGCAATTGTTCTGTGATACAGACAAACGGTTCATCTGTGTTGTATGCAGAGACGGGAGAGCCCACGCAGGACACAAGTTCAAACCTGTGAAAGAGGCGCAAGATGATGTCATGGAGAAACTAGTCTCTGACTTAATCTACCTTCAAGAGGATATCAACATGGTGGTCAGGTTCCTGGAGAGCGAGCGAGGCATCACGGCGAACACGCGGGAGAGAAACGTCAGACTCAAAGCCGAGATAAGCTCCCAGTTTGAGGAGCTCAGAGAGCAgctgagactgagagaggagcAGGCCATGAGGGAGATGGAGGATATGGACATGGACTTTGAGACTAAACTAACCGAGATAGAGGAAGTGTTGGCAGAAGGCTGGGAGAGACAGGCCATCTTAAAGTCAGCGATGAACATTGCTGAGCCCAGGGAGTTCGTCATGTGGTGGACAGAAAAGGGTGAGGCCGAGGCGAGGCTGGTGAGGGAGGTTGGAAAACTGCAAGGACCTTTGATGAGGAAATGCCCCCCTCCCAGTCCACAGAAACCCTGGACAATCCTGGGGCTATCTGCTACACAGCCCAAACCATCCATCACACTCCCCAACTCAGTCACGATACAACGTGGCCCAGCCGGGACAGAGTTGCAGAGCCTGCTTGGCTTCCTGGACTCAGAGGGTCTGAAGAAAAGTCTTTCCAGAAGCATTTCTCAACCCAAATCCAACCATTTAGTCTTTAAAAAGAGTCAATCTAAAAAAGGCAAGAGTAAATTTCATGTCAGTTTTTAG